Within Dermacentor albipictus isolate Rhodes 1998 colony chromosome 3, USDA_Dalb.pri_finalv2, whole genome shotgun sequence, the genomic segment gctgagcagtcggacagtagaataggcaatgggataggtctgcataagtagacgggcagttgggacaggaagggtcggagcgatagcgatagagaaagaggcgggaaggggtaaccagtgcattcatttggatgtgccgcagaaggcgagcctccggcacagtgagtgatggatgagggggagggtagaggcgcttgtcgagacggagctggaggtaaacttccttgatagtgcggcgcagggagagtcccccagaatcctgcgagggccccgaccaggggatcaacggtgcccggttaaaaacatcacgggcgagctgatgggccagctcattgccgtcaatccccgaatgcccagggacccagcggaggaaaacggtggaaggttgcagtgcggagaccgctcgttcgacctcttgttggagtgaatggggtagggtgcggttctgtatgtggcgaatggcggcttgggagtcggtgtatatcgtgtactctgggagcgagggcagggagggaaatgattgtagggcatgtacaatggcaaggacctcgagagagagtgcatccggagggtgtaggtacggcccactcgtgtgagtttcaggtgctgggaggtggggatggtagatagcgtagccacaggaacctcgaggggctatgaaagaggcatccgtgtaggctactccctgggtagtaaagaggggggaatgatgctgcgctgccgcgtgacgacggccggcatgcaggacaggggacatattagacgggagggggagaatgcgaagattgggcgccggggtggattttggagaggtaaaggaggaaacgggaatgggagagatacccgcctgggccagtaaccactgaccctgacgggtaagagaaagccgggcaagctgggagtcacggtggagagagagaagagaacgaagaggatggaagaggcctgtggcaaagagcttagcagtggaggtggtgatagggaggttgagagctgccttgtagaggccaacaagggcggtttcgagggtgttaagctgagtgtgggtgaaggaaacgtaaggcacaaagtacaggaacttgttgagggcgagcgcatgggcaactcggcacgcatgagcctcgtggaggcccgagcgccgagtgaccacgcgccgcaggaGGTGAGTTACCGAGTGACAAGTCCTGACCGCGTGGTGTAGGGCTTGCACATTCTTGGCTGCATGTAACGGGAAGCCAAGAACTTTGCATTGAGGGACAACAGGAATGGGAGAGCCGGAAAGATGTAGGGAGATTAGGGCGTTGTGGGAGCGCTGGTATGAGGAGTAGTTAAGAaggagaagctcggatttctccggagcaggtgacaagccagcagtggggagaaaggagttgatgagatcgaggccacgttgcagggtgtcctgtacgtgaccgggagaaccagacgaacaccagagggtgatgtcgtcggcataaaagaTGTGGTGGAGGTCAGGAATCTGGGCTAGTTGGGAGGCGAGAGGGGTCATAGCAAGATTAAAAAGGATAGGAGAGAGAACAGCACCTTGAGGAGTGCCACGGGTGAGCGGGTGGGGATCGGACAGATGTGTGTCCACTCGGAAACGAGCCACTCGGTTAGAGAGAAAGGAGCGGAGATAAGAGTACATGCGGTGTCCGCAGTCTAGGGAGGAGATCTGAGACAGGACATGGTCGTGGCACACACCATCGAAGGCCTTGCGGACATCAACAGTCACAAGAGCGTGGATCTGGCTGGGATTGGGTGAGAGAAAGGTGTGCTGGAGGATCAGGAACATGTCCTGTGCACAGACGCGCCGTCGAAAGCCGATAAGAGAGTGGGGGAAGAAATCTTTCGCTTCAATAAGATCAGAGAGGCGAGTCAAAGCCATTCGCTCAAGGGTCttgccaacacacgacgtcaaggagatagggcgaaggttagaaagggagggaggtttgcccggcttcggaatcaTAGAAATAAGAGAGGATGTCCAAGCGCTCGGCAAGCAGCCGCTGTCCCAGGCATTGTTGAAAGTCTGAAGGAGGAATTCCTTGGAGTGGTCGGGGAGGTTGCGGAGTGTAGTGTATGTGATGGTATCCTCACCGGGAGCCGAGCGAGAAGCATTAGCAGCCAGGGcagcttcgagctcccggagagtGAAAGGGCGGTCGAGGTCTGGGTTAGGATCGCCAGAGTAGGCTGGGTAGGAAGGTGTGAGAGGGGGTGGCAGATACAAAGAAGTGAGCTTGTCAAAGACCTCGGAGGGAGTCCCCTGAGTGAGGGCTTTTGCTAGAGTGGGAGCAAGTGCAGGCTTCGTACCTAAGAAAGATTTAAAAAGGGACCACGTGGATCGCGAGTGTAATGCAGAATCGAGGCCGTCACAAAGCGCACTCCAACGAGAATGCTCGAGGGACGTGCCATGGGCGACTATCTCGGCCCGCAGAGCAGCAATCCGAGAGGAAAGTTGGGCATTCTTGGGTTGGGAGCGCAAAGAACGTTGGAGACGTTTCATCCGACGCCATAAACGGAGAAAGTGAGGATCCGGGTCTGGGATAGGATGCCGTGAGCGAACGCGACGGCTACTGGTCGAAAGCGCAGCGGAGATGCGcgacgtccagtcatcgtaagatTCAAAGGAGGCGGAAAGGAGATTAGTGCGAAATGCGTGCCAGTCAGTGTGAGTGGTTGAGTGCGATCGAGGGATGTGGGAAAGTGAAGCGGTAATATGAATGAGGAAATGGTCGCTGAGGAGCATTTCAGCTGTGACCTGCCAGTGAAAGGAAAGGGAGccccgagagaaagagaggtcgAGTGTCGTGGAGCGCTGTGAGACAGTGCCCGCTCGAGTAGGGGAGCCAGGGGTATTAAGAAGGGTGAGGTGGCGTTCCTGGGCAAGACAGTGGAGAAGGCGGCCGGACTTGAGGGTCTGGGGGTAGCCCCAGAgcgtgtgaggggcgttaaaatcgcccccAAGGAGGAGATGGGTGGTGGCGGGAATAGAATGAAGGAACTTGCCCAAGGCAGTGAACAAAGAGGATGTGGCAGGGGGATTATAGAAAGACATAAAGGCGAGTGAGATGCGCGATGAAGGTCGGTAATACACAACACCAACTAAATATTTACGGAGGCTGGAGGGGATATCAAGTGGCTCGACGAGGACGTCGCTGCGTACATAAATGGACGCAAGCGGCGTGCCCGTCGTGGCATGGTAGGCGCGGTAACCTGGGACGGTGCGGGCCGTCCGAGTCTCCTGGATAAGGAGAAAATGGGGCAGGGAAGGGCGGGTGAGGAGATACTGGTGGAGGGGGGTCTTATTGTGGCGAAGgtttcgacagttccactgcacaatcTCGAGGTCCTCTCCAGGCGCCATGTTTACGATAGATTAGAGGTAGAAGAGTTTGCGGGGACACGTTCCTTCTTTTTGGCCGGGGGCAGTGACTCCTGGAGGGAGCCCAGCATAGAAGCGAATGATTCCAATTGCTTGGATTGGGTTTGGAGGGTGGTGAGGATCTGGACAATCGAAGTTTCGAGCTGAAGCAAGCGAGTGTGGTGTGCAGTGGTGGTGGTTTCTACCAGGTCAGCCAATGGGGCGACCTGGGCGTTAGGGGACGGGGTGATGAGCGTGGCAAGGTGCTCATTTAGCTTGGTAAGCTGGGATGTAAGAGAGGAGGTTGTTGTCTTTAGGGTTTGTGTCAATGCGTGGATTTGCTGTTGTAAATCTTGGGAGATGCGCTGTTGTTCGCGCTGGTGACGCTCAAGCATTGTGAGCCGGAGATCGAAGGAGCGGTTCTCGTCAGTCAGGGATGGCGAGGGTATAGTAGAGGAAGAAAGGGATGCTTGCACCGAGGGCCCTTTGACTATAGCGGCGTAGGAGCCTGGAGGTGATGGAGCCTGACTTGACGGAGATGCATGATTAGCGAAGGAGGCGGAAGAAGGGGTGGGCTTCGTGGCCCTGCGCAAAGCTGTGCGACGGAGAAACGCGGCTCTGGCACACTCGCGTTGTTTAGCGAGGAGGAAGGGGCAGGTGGGGTCGAGAGAGGGATGTGTGTTTACCTGGCAATGAATGCACCATGGTTGGGCACACGCGTGAGCGGTAGGATCTGCGGGTTGGGGTGCAGCACAGCGGCGGCACTTGGCCGGAACGTCGTGCTGAGGGCATTGGTGAGCACGGTGTCCCAGAGCAAGACAACGGGTGCATGTGGGGGGCTTAGGCTTATGAGGGCGGCATCGGAAAGCGACGCGTTTAAAATATACGAAGTGGGGTATGACGGTACCAGCGAAGGTTATGAGCACTGATTCTGTGCTGCCCATCATACGAGCAGCGAGAATATCAGTCGTGTATGATTCAAGGTCATGCATGAGCTGAGTAGGAGTAAAGTGACCACCAACGTTATGAATGACGCCGAGGCAGGAAATGGGAGGATTGGGGGCATATGTTTTGACGGTGATTGGCTTACCGTGGAGCTGAAGATGCGTGAGAGAAAGTAGGAGTTGGGCGGTGAGAGGGGAGTGTGTTTTCAGAAATACAAGGCTCTGAGCTGGCTTGGCCTGAAGGGTGATCTCTGCGCTGGTTTTGGAGGAGAGATGTGCGGCGGAGACGATGGCGGCAAGCAAGTCGTAAAGAGGCAGCTTGGGAGTGAGGGTACCGGGCGGAAGTTGGATCCCAACTAAGATGAGCTCGGTGCGAGGGCGGGCGGCGGAGGCAGGTTTGCGGCTGGTACTGACGGTGCTCCAGCCGCTTTCTAATGATGGCGTATCATGGTCGTTGTCTGGGGACGACGTGAAGTCCAT encodes:
- the LOC135896304 gene encoding uncharacterized protein; the encoded protein is MKRLQRSLRSQPKNAQLSSRIAALRAEIVAHGTSLEHSRWSALCDGLDSALHSRSTWSLFKSFLGTKPALAPTLAKALTQGTPSEVFDKLTSLYLPPPLTPSYPAYSGDPNPDLDRPFTLRELEAALAANASRSAPGEDTITYTTLRNLPDHSKEFLLQTFNNAWDSGCLPSAWTSSLISMIPKPGKPPSLSNLRPISLTSCVGKTLERMALTRLSDLIEAKDFFPHSLIGFRRRVCAQDMFLILQHTFLSPNPSQIHALVTVDVRKAFDGVCHDHVLSQISSLDCGHRMYSYLRSFLSNRVARFRVDTHLSDPHPLTRGTPQGAVLSPILFNLAMTPLASQLAQIPDLHHIFYADDITLWCSSGSPGHVQDTLQRGLDLINSFLPTAGLSPAPEKSELLLLNYSSYQRSHNALISLHLSGSPIPVVPQCKVLGFPLHAAKNVQALHHAVRTCHSVTHLLRRVVTRRSGLHEAHACRVAHALALNKFLYFVPYVSFTHTQLNTLETALVGLYKAALNLPITTSTAKLFATGLFHPLRSLLSLHRDSQLARLSLTRQGQWLLAQAGISPIPVSSFTSPKSTPAPNLRILPLPSNMSPVLHAGRRHAAAQHHSPLFTTQGVAYTDASFIAPRGSCGYAIYHPHLPAPETHTSGPYLHPPDALSLEVLAIVHALQSFPSLPSLPEYTIYTDSQAAIRHIQNRTLPHSLQQEVERAVSALQPSTVFLRWVPGHSGIDGNELAHQLARDVFNRAPLIPWSGPSQDSGGLSLRRTIKEVYLQLRLDKRLYPPPHPSLTVPEARLLRHIQMNALVTPSRLFLYRYRSDPSCPNCPSTYADLSHCLFY